Proteins from a genomic interval of Chanodichthys erythropterus isolate Z2021 chromosome 8, ASM2448905v1, whole genome shotgun sequence:
- the LOC137025264 gene encoding ensconsin-like, whose translation MEFKIEYDEMDEHVLVSVTGKRKRSSARSLAKEKRYSGNEKISRIACKHNSVSCAAVTLTETDITYIKDQLYSTHDKVKQDAILLSHLDIMQCKRRRPSAVEADKRRQREMTVKYAVLKEDQTKVPVCQASFLSIFCVKKDRVQGIAKYWFENGKPRPENRGGSRQEEDTAKGEQDLKCPKTEESTEDGELTEVSWKWYDAMDEDIGGRPLFSPPSLIASSDTDVALSTSASVSPEPERTGTKRKDFADIIREMEEREAERVREATEREERRWQEMEEREERRERERQEREEKREREAREREERRHQEAIEREERREREAKEREERFLHLLEIIAKK comes from the exons ATGGAGTTTAAGATAGAATATGATGAAATGGATGAACATGTGTTAGTTTCAGTCACTGGCAAAAGAAAACGTAGTTCTGCGCGTTCTCTGGCTAAAGAAAAACGTTACAGTGGCAATGAGAAGATTTCGCGAATAGCGTGTAAACACAACAGCGTGTCGTGTGCTGCTGTGACTCTCACTGAAACGGACATTACCTACATTAAAGACCAGCTCTATTCCACCCACGACAAAGTGAAACAAGACGCAATCCTTCTGTCTCACTTAGACATTATGCAGTGCAAGCGGAGGAGACCGAGTGCTGTAGAAGCCGACAAGAGAAGACAGAGAGAAATGACTGTAAAGTATGCCGTCTTAAAAGAAGACCAAACCAAAGTTCCCGTCTGCCAAGCTTCATTCCTCAGCATTTTCT gTGTCAAGAAAGATAGAGTCCAAGGCATTGCAAAGTACTGGTTTGAGAACGGCAAACCACGTCCTGAAAATCGTGGTGGTTCCAGGCAAGAAGAGGACACTGCAAAGGGGGAGCAG GATCTCAAATGTCCAAAGACAGAGGAGAGCACTGAGGATGGTGAACTCACAGAAGTATCCTGGAAGTGGTATGATGCCATGGATGAGGATATTGGAGGCAGACCTTTATTTAGTCCACCTTCCCTTATTGCCTCATCTGATACAGATGTTGCTTTGAGCACATCAGCCTCAGTGAGCCCAGAGCCAGAGAGAACTGGGACAAAAAGAAAAGACTTTGCGGACATAATCCGAGAGATGGAGGAAAGGGAGgctgagagagtgagagaagcAACAGAGAGGGAGGAGAGACGATGGCAGGAAATGGAGGAGAGGGAGGAACgtagagaaagagaaagacaagAGCGAGAGGAAAAACGGGAACGAGAAGccagagaaagagaagaaagaAGACATCAAGAAGCAATCGAGAGAGAGGAACGGAGAGAGAGGGAGGCCAAGGAAAGAGAAGAACGATTTCTTCACCTTCTTGAgattattgcaaaaaaataa